CCAACCTTAGAGTGagagtaacaccaaaatctgcTCCTCACACTGGGCCAAAGTACAGcatttcactctcactctgcACTGTACAGACTTCTAGATGTTAAGCACAGAATATCTTACCGGTTTTGAGGGGTGGTAAGATGCCAGTTGTGTGTGGTTTTACTTGTGTAAGAAATGCAACAAACTGTTTGAACAGGATCTTGATTTTTGTTTTGATTAGTTGTGCAGAGTCTCCAGTATTCTGCCTCTCTTAGGATATTAAGCAAAACAGCCCTGGAATAAAGACACACAGggaaattattatattatgaaTGACCAAGCTTACTGAATCAAATGCACCAGTAACACTAACTTCAGCTGAATTATATTAACACAACTCAAACTCTAATCATGGTAACTGGTATAAACTACCATCATATGACAAAGATAAACTGTTGTCCATCCGTGCTCTTTTGTCTCATAGTAGCAGCCATGGCTGAACGGAGGATTGTGCTTCTTGGGAAAACGGGTGATGGAAAAAGCAGCTGTGGAAATTTGATACTCGGTGAAGACGTATTTCATACTGGAAGCTCACATACATCAATAACTCAGCAATGTTCCTCAAAGACAAAATATATTAATGACAAGGAAATAAAAGTGGTTGACTCTCCTGGGTTTTTTTATACCAACCTCTCTCCAGAGAAACTAAACTCTGAAATATTACGATGCTTTACTGAGTGTGCACCAGGGCCACATGCATTTGTGATTGTGCTCAACGTGGGAAGGTACACAGAACAAGAGATCGGAACtgtgaaaaaaataacaaagtCATTTGGAGATGATGCTCTAAAATATGCAGTGGTCCTCTTCACCTTTGGTGATCAACTCAATAAGGATCAGACTATTGAAGACTTTGTGAACCAGAGTACAGAGTTACAAGATCTTGTGAATAAATGTGGAGGTCGTATTCATTTTGTTGATAATAAGTACTGGAATGAGCAGCAGGATGGGTACAGGAGTAACAGGGTTCAGGTAGAGAACCTACTGAACACCATAGAGGAGATGGTGAAGGAGAATGGAGGAGAGTGTTACACCAATGAGATGTTACAGGCTGTACATGTAAGTGTAGATGTAGAGTATAAAACTTTATGTGAAGAGAGTGGAGGTGCTCCAGATATTAAGATGATGAGAAAACGAGTGAGGAGAGCAAGCAAGGCAAGTTTCATACCAAACTTGAGGTTAGTGGGGTTGGTAACTGGGGTATTGCTGGGGGCTCTTCTTGGAGAACAAGCACAGCAGTGAGTTCCTACCACCTGTATGGTGATGTTAGTGGGCATAGCAAATGCGGTATTGCTGTGGACGTTCCTGAGAGGTAATACTGAGAGGATCGGTTATTAGAGGTTTTAATGCATCAGAAGGAGCAAAAACTGAGATAGATAAATGATAGACAGataaatactttattgatcccataGGGAAATTCTTGAAACTGAGACTGAGCATTATGCAATGGTAAAGGCATGAATGACCTCTAAAAAGCACTGCAAGTcgtataaatatttattaaattgtTACCAGACTTACAATTCATATGATTACCGGTAGATTAAAATTTGTTACAAAATGATTTATTATTTAAACATAAGATTTGATGAATGTGATTAGCAAAAGATGAGAACATGCCTATTTGTGTGAACTTACTGGAGTAGTTTATATAAATTCTGCTTATGtttaaatgtgatttttttcaaCCTCATATGCTACTTTTGAAAAATTACATTTACCTTGATGACAAATGACAAGCACCGATCACAACTACCATTCTCAACAAACCTCTTGGACACATCACACCTCACTGCTCCCCTACACCTGAGTACTGACGACCCTCACCTGTTACCACCTACACCAGGGCAATGTTCACCAGTTCCTACCACTACTGCTTTACATTAGCATACATGCTAATTAGCCTATATGTCATGCTTCTATCAATCATCCGTATTGCTGTAGAGCTGTATTGCGTCTATCTGTTTGTTAGCCCTTTGGTTTTCTCTCTCAGATTTATTTCCTCTGTTAATCATCTTTTGTTTtggttatttttttatatataaattctGTTTTGTTTCTCAGAGTCCGTCTCTTATGTCTCACAATAGCACAGTACTAAGGAATCGTAGGTTTCTCATGGAAATCTAGCTGCAATATgatttataatattattattataatata
This genomic window from Brachyhypopomus gauderio isolate BG-103 unplaced genomic scaffold, BGAUD_0.2 sc137, whole genome shotgun sequence contains:
- the LOC143500208 gene encoding GTPase IMAP family member 4-like, translated to MLEYLQALNNLTEVTANSEVAAMAERRIVLLGKTGDGKSSCGNLILGEDVFHTGSSHTSITQQCSSKTKYINDKEIKVVDSPGFFYTNLSPEKLNSEILRCFTECAPGPHAFVIVLNVGRYTEQEIGTVKKITKSFGDDALKYAVVLFTFGDQLNKDQTIEDFVNQSTELQDLVNKCGGRIHFVDNKYWNEQQDGYRSNRVQVENLLNTIEEMVKENGGECYTNEMLQAVHVSVDVEYKTLCEESGGAPDIKMMRKRVRRASKASFIPNLRLVGLVTGVLLGALLGEQAQQ